Proteins encoded within one genomic window of Brassica rapa cultivar Chiifu-401-42 chromosome A09, CAAS_Brap_v3.01, whole genome shotgun sequence:
- the LOC103843081 gene encoding F-box/FBD/LRR-repeat protein At1g13780 produces MSGRDRISGLPESLLTHILSHLPTKQSVQTSVLSKRWENVYLSVPGLDLDCSVLPNYDADEVILSFLSFIDKLLEFSPELSLFKVKIKCRNTMIDGFTDRIGTMIDRGTQHLDVVSSTDYYEDTLNDLLPVVDFMPMNLLTSKTLVYLKLSSSGLMDPGFVSMPCLRFLHLEEVKWLVHLEKLVSGCPVLEELTLVRDLDDEYSRRHEEFTAMRVRSRSLKKFRVPLKHRWDCSSEVRCTVEIDAPGLEHMSLGEDQFDSVVVKKLSCLLVVELDIKFVVNFGEFFDPSDASKRTEIRAFLNGISSVRHMIISAKTVKALDLYSKEGMIPKFNNLSRLEAVFHGKLLQFMPALLECCPNLKHLVLKVLHSEEMEEGLELTDVPRCVSSTLECVEIQEQLELEEGKMKATSYFLGNSAILKKLILSPTAYDPRYVVESEIVDKVNKLTKRSTGCEIIIRAMEEVVII; encoded by the exons ATGTCTGGGCGAGATAGGATCAGCGGATTGCCGGAATCTCTGTTAACTCACATACTCTCACATCTTCCGACAAAACAATCGGTCCAGACAAGTGTTTTGTCTAAGAGATGGGAGAATGTGTATTTAAGCGTACCCGGTCTTGACTTAGACTGCTCTGTTCTTCCTAATTATGATGCTGATGAAGTGATCTTAAGCTTCTTAAGCTTCATTGACAAGCTTCTCGAGTTTAGCCCTGAGCTAAGTCTGTTTAAAGTGAAGATTAAGTGCAGGAACACGATGATAGACGGGTTCACGGACCGGATCGGTACAATGATTGACCGGGGGACACAGCATCTAGATGTTGTGAGCAGTACAGATTATTATGAGGACACTCTTAATGATCTCTTACCTGTTGTTGACTTCATGCCTATGAATCTACTCACGAGCAAGACATTGGTTTACTTAAAGCTCTCCTCTTCTGGTCTTATGGATCCTGGTTTTGTGTCCATGCCTTGTCTCAGATTCTTGCATCTTGAAGAAGTTAAATGGCTTGTGCATCTGGAGAAGCTTGTGTCGGGATGTCCTGTGCTTGAGGAGCTGACTTTGGTGAGGGATCTGGATGATGAGTATTCACGTCGGCATGAGGAGTTTACGGCTATGCGGGTGAGGTCTCGGAGCTTGAAGAAGTTTCGTGTGCCGCTTAAGCACAGATGGGATTGCAGTTCGGAAGTGAGATGCACAGTTGAGATTGATGCTCCAGGGCTAGAGCATATGAGTCTAGGAGAAGATCAGTTTGATAGCGTCGTGGTAAAGAAACTGTCTTGTTTGTTGGTGGTTGAGCTTGATATCAAGTTTGTTGTCAACTTTGGCGAGTTTTTTGATCCGTCGGATGCATCAAAGAGAACTGAAATCCGCGCGTTTCTCAATGGGATATCGAGTGTAAGACATATGATCATCTCTGCCAAAACAGtgaag GCCCTTGATCTTTACTCAAAAGAAGGAATGATTCCTAAATTCAACAACTTATCCCGTTTAGAAGCAGTGTTCCATGGCAAGTTATTGCAGTTTATGCCAGCCTTGCTTGAGTGTTGCCCCAATCTCAAACACCTAGTCTTG AAGGTTCTTCATTCAGAGGAGATGGAGGAGGGATTGGAACTCACAGATGTGCCGCGGTGTGTGTCATCGACTCTAGAGTGTGTTGAGATACAAGAACAACTTGAATTGGAGGAAGGGAAGATGAAAGCAACAAGTTACTTTCTTGGAAACTCAGCAATACTCAAGAAACTCATCCTGAGCCCCACAGCTTATGATCCTCGATATGTTGTGGAATCAGAAATAGTCGACAAGGTTAATAAACTCACAAAACGTTCTACAGGATGTGAAATTATCATTCGAGCCATGGAGGAGGTCGTTATCATTTGA
- the LOC103843079 gene encoding cytochrome P450 71B29, translating into MAMFLCLFFLLPLFLIFLKIFKPSKWNLPPGPKKLPIIGNLHQLHELPPRNLSQTYGPVMLMRFGFVPVVVISSKEAAEEVLKIHDLDCCSRPETEGTRKISYNFKDIGFAPYGEEWKAMRKLSVIELFTTKKFHSFRYIREEENDLLVKKLMDSASKRSLVSLKRTLHALVGSIVCRIAFGINLHECEFIDEDSIVDLVHKSEILEMTSMFSDFFPGGIGRFMDWISGQNKRLDHVFSELDTFFQNILNDHLRPVRRDVERYGIINVMIDMMEQERDGDSFKLTTDHLKGMISDIFIAGVSTSAFTMIWAMTELIRNPRVMKKVQDEIQTNLEDNKERITEQDLTKLHYFKLVVKEVFRLHPAVPFLLPRETIAQVKIQGYDIPTKTQIMINVYAIARDPKLWTNPDEFNPDRFLDSSVDYKGLNFELLPFGSGRRICPGMAMGITLVELGLLNLLYFFDWGLPEEVEAERIIKDNDVALDLVQVIRH; encoded by the exons ATGGCAATGTTCCTCTGTCTCTTTTTCCTCTTACCTCTTTTCTTAATCTTCTTGAAAATTTTCAAACCTTCGAAATGGAATCTGCCTCCGGGACCAAAGAAGCTTCCGATCATCGGAAACTTACACCAACTCCATGAGCTACCTCCCAGGAACCTCTCCCAAACTTACGGACCAGTGATGCTTATGCGTTTCGGCTTCGTTCCCGTGGTGGTGATCTCATCTAAAGAAGCAGCAGAGGAAGTACTCAAGATCCACGACCTAGACTGTTGTAGCCGACCAGAGACAGAAGGGACAAGAAAGATCTCTTACAACTTTAAAGACATCGGATTCGCTCCGTACGGCGAAGAATGGAAGGCGATGCGAAAGCTCTCAGTGATCGAGCTCTTCACCACAAAAAAGTTTCACTCTTTTAGGTATATAAGAGAGGAAGAGAATGACTTGTTGGTCAAGAAACTGATGGACTCTGCTTCGAAGCGATCTCTGGTAAGTCTGAAGAGAACCCTTCACGCATTAGTTGGAAGTATTGTATGTAGGATCGCGTTTGGGATAAATCTACATGAGTGTGAGTTCATAGATGAAGATAGCATCGTGGATCTTGTGCACAAGTCTGAGATACTCGAGATGACTTCTATGTTCTCTGACTTTTTCCCGGGAGGGATCGGTAGATTCATGGACTGGATCTCTGGTCAGAACAAGAGATTGGATCATGTTTTCTCGGAGCTTGACACTTTCTTTCAGAACATTCTCAATGATCATCTAAGGCCTGTGAGAAGAGATGTAGAGAGGTATGGTATAATCAACGTGATGATCGATATGATGGAGCAAGAGAGAGATGGAGACTCGTTCAAGCTCACCACGGATCATCTGAAAGGAATGATCTcg GACATATTTATTGCAGGGGTTAGCACAAGCGCCTTCACAATGATATGGGCAATGACGGAACTAATCAGAAACCCTAGAGTGATGAAGAAAGTCCAAGACGAGATTCAGACAAACCTAGAAGACAATAAGGAGAGAATCACAGAACAAGATCTCACAAAGCTTCATTACTTCAAGCTTGTGGTTAAAGAGGTATTCAGATTGCACCCAGCAGTTCCATTTTTGCTCCCAAGAGAGACAATAGCTCAAGTCAAGATCCAAGGCTACGACATTCCCACCAAAACTCAGATCATGATCAATGTCTACGCGATTGCACGAGATCCAAAACTCTGGACAAACCCTGATGAGTTTAACCCTGACAGGTTTCTCGACAGTTCTGTAGATTACAAGGGATTGAACTTTGAGCTTTTACCGTTTGGTTCTGGTCGGAGAATCTGTCCAGGGATGGCAATGGGAATCACACTTGTTGAATTAGGGTTGTTAAATTTACTTTACTTCTTCGATTGGGGATTGCCGGAAGAGGTAGAAGCTGAGAGGATCATTAAAGACAACGATGTTGCTCTTGACCTCGTTCAAGTTATTCGCCATTGA
- the LOC103843198 gene encoding F-box/FBD/LRR-repeat protein At1g13780, whose protein sequence is MSGMDRISELPECLLTQILSYLPTNQSVQTSVLSKRWENLYLSVPGLDLNCSVLPNYDADEVILSFLSFIDKLLEFSPESVLFKVKVQCRDTMIDGFRDRIGMMIDRGTQHLDVVSSTHCLEDDNFHYPIVDMMPMNLYTSKTLVYLKLSSSGLMDPGFVSMPCLKFMHLEEVKWRVHLEKLLSGCPVLEELTLSRDMDDDYAIGNEEFMVMRVRSQSLKRFSVLPLRQARDYHSRVECTLEIDAPGLEHMSLGDDQFDRIVVKNLPSLLVVELDIKFFVKVGVLFNTWDVSKSNEIRDFLNGISSVGHMIISGMTVHAFEHYSKAGIIPKFNNLSRLQAVFHGKLLQFLPAFLECCPNLKHLILKVLYPEEMDEGLELTDVPRCVSTTLECVEIQEKLQWEEGKMKATSYFLGNSAVLKKLILSPTAYDPRDVLESEIWEKVNKLTKRSTGCEIIIRAMKEEVVII, encoded by the exons ATGTCTGGGATGGATCGGATCAGCGAGTTGCCGGAATGTTTGTTAACTCAAATACTCTCATACCTTCCGACAAATCAATCGGTGCAGACAAGTGTTTTGTCCAAGAGATGGGAGAATCTGTATTTAAGCGTTCCCGGTCTTGACTTAAATTGCTCTGTTCTTCCTAATTATGATGCTGATGAAGTGATCTTAAGCTTCTTAAGCTTCATTGACAAGCTTCTCGAGTTTAGCCCTGAGTCAGTTCTGTTTAAAGTCAAGGTTCAGTGCAGAGACACAATGATAGATGGGTTCAGGGATCGGATCGGTATGATGATTGACCGGGGGACACAGCATCTTGATGTTGTGAGCAGTACCCATTGTTTAGAGGACGACAATTTTCACTATCCTATTGTTGATATGATGCCTATGAATCTCTACACGAGCAAGACATTGGTTTACTTAAAGCTCTCCTCTTCTGGACTTATGGATCCTGGTTTTGTTTCCATGCCTTGTCTTAAATTCATGCATCTTGAAGAAGTCAAATGGCGTGTGCATCTGGAGAAGCTTCTCTCAGGGTGTCCTGTTCTTGAGGAGCTGACATTGTCGAGGGATATGGATGATGATTATGCAATTGGGAATGAAGAGTTTATGGTTATGCGTGTGAGGTCTCAGAGCTTGAAGAGGTTTAGTGTGCTGCCGCTTAGGCAGGCAAGGGATTACCATTCCAGAGTGGAATGCACACTTGAGATTGatgctcctggtcttgagcatatGAGTCTCGGAGATGATCAGTTTGATAGGATTGTGGTAAAGAACCTGCCTTCTTTGTTGGTGGTTGAGCTTGATATCAAGTTCTTTGTCAAGGTTGGCGTGCTTTTTAATACTTGGGACGTATCAAAGAGCAATGAGATCCGTGATTTTCTCAATGGGATATCGAGTGTTGGACATATGATCATCTCTGGGATGACAGTGCATGCCTTTGAACATTACTCAAAAGCAGGAATCATCCCCAAGTTCAACAACTTGTCCCGTTTACAAGCAGTGTTCCATGGCAAGTTATTGCAGTTTCTGCCAGCCTTTCTTGAGTGTTGCCCCAATCTGAAGCACCTAATCTTG AAGGTTCTTTATCCAGAGGAGATGGATGAGGGATTGGAACTCACAGATGTTCCACGGTGTGTCTCAACGACTCTTGAGTGTGTTGAGATTCAAGAAAAATTACAGTGGGAGGAAGGGAAGATGAAAGCAACAAGTTACTTTCTTGGAAACTCAGCAGTACTGAAGAAACTCATTCTGAGCCCCACAGCTTATGATCCTCGAGATGTTCTGGAATCAGAAATATGGGAGAAGGTTAATAAACTCACAAAACGTTCTACAGGATGTGAAATTATCATTCGAGCCATGAAGGAGGAGGTCGTTATCATTTGA
- the LOC103843080 gene encoding factor of DNA methylation 4 isoform X1: protein MFKSFMFVCYSAYFVFLSTPTSLRASLPSHLLPTRRLSSSLSKEVAMYSRRELDDLEYRYYSEMKDGTRKVKISDSLFRCPFCYLDRKRDYNFDDLLRHAYNISGSSRTKDGREIARHLALERYMKKYLRPLERPSSDVSSLHTEVLTGSWITAGSSSSAAGEVNSSVVKSSSPCIAEAEPMSVSGGDDPVPSGEERQMFSPKHNSSLSNQDNTHPSKRACLTAGGKEGEEPVQQSGLSHGAPRYPQRRDPLAARNDGLMFVHPWKGILANISRTFSEKTRKFAGESGSKIREEFVSKGFNPHKVEPLWNGRVGFTGFAIVYFGKDWEAYRNATMFEKHFEVNQCGKRDYDSARDRGEELYGWIAKREDYYSRTVVGDHLRKQGDLVTVSGKEAEQQRRAFTLVSNLENTLETKSTNLEEIESKYKETSTELQRSMKEKDEMINAHNEKMSSMQQKARDYLASVKNEHEKAAQHLEAQRKEFEERERYLDKCQTLNKTERRKLQWQKQKNLMATEEQNKADEEMTRLAKQQQREKDELRERVKKLEKKLDDELALELEIERMRGGLQVMGHMEDPDMKEEIEKTKEKLKEKEEESEFQESLYQALVVKHGYTNDELQDARKAFIRSMQELTLRGQISVKRMGALDEKPFQKLTKERYPAEEADVEAAKLCSLWDNHLRDSAWHPIKVVLIDGNHKEVLNEEDEKLQELKKELGDEVFEAVTQALMERNEYNGSGRYIVPELWNFKEGRKATLKEGVVYLMKLWTHLKPKPKRK from the exons ATGTTCAAAAGCTTCATGTTTGTTTGCTACTCTGCATATTTCGTCTTCCTCTCCACTCCAACAAGCTTACGTGCGTCTCTCCCATCCCACCTGCTCCCAACTCGTCGCCTTTCCTCTTCGCTCTCCAAAGAG GTTGCAATGTATTCAAGAAGAGAGCTGGATGATTTGGAGTACAGATACTACTCTGAAATGAAAGATGGAACTCGCAAGGTCAAGATCTCTGACTCTCTCTTCAGGTGTCCCTTCTGCTACTTAGACCGCAAGCGTGATTACAACTTTGACGACTTGCTTCGTCATGCTTACAACATCAGCGGTAGTTCCCGCACTAAGGATGGGCGAGAGATAGCTAGACATCTCGCACTTGAGAGATACATGAAGAAGTATCTCCGCCCTCTGGAAAGACCATCATCAGATGTCTCTTCTCTTCATACAGAGGTGTTAACCGGAAGCTGGATAACAGCAGGCTCATCAAGCTCTGCTGCAGGGGAAGTGAATAGCAGCGTTGTCAAATCCAGTTCACCATGTATCGCTGAAGCTGAACCTATGTCTGTCTCAGGAGGAGATGATCCTGTACCAAGCGGTGAAGAAAGACAGATGTTTTCTCCTAAACACAACTCCTCTTTGAGCAACCAAGACAATACACACCCTTCCAAAAGAGCTTGCCTCACTGCTGGTGGTAAAGAGGGAGAAGAACCTGTCCAACAGAGTGGTCTCAGCCATGGTGCTCCAAGATATCCTCAGAGGCGTGATCCTTTGGCTGCTCGTAATGATGGTCTGATGTTTGTGCATCCATGGAAAGGGATCTTGGCCAACATCAGTAGAACTTTTAGTGAGAAGACAAGGAAGTTCGCTGGCGAGAGTGGAAGCAAAATTAGGGAAGAGTTTGTTAGCAAAGGGTTCAATCCCCACAAAGTGGAGCCACTGTGGAACGGCAGAGTTGGTTTCACAGGTTTTGCGATTGTTTACTTTGGTAAAGACTGGGAAGCTTACAGAAACGCCACCATGTTTGAGAAGCACTTTGAAGTCAATCAGTGTGGGAAGAGAGACTATGATTCTGCACGTGATCGTGGCGAAGAGCTTTACGGTTGGATAGCAAAAAGGGAGGACTACTACTCGAGAACTGTAGTTGGAGACCACCTCAGGAAGCAAGGGGACTTGGTGACTGTTTCTGGAAAAGAGGCAGAGCAACAAAGAAGGGCATTCACGCTTGTCTCCAACTTGGAAAACACACTCGAGACCAAAAGCACTAACCTTGAAGAAATAGAGAGCAAGTACAAAGAAACCAGTACAGAGCTTCAGAGGAGTATGAAAGAGAAGGATGAAATGATCAACGCTCATAATGAAA AGATGAGTAGCATGCAGCAAAAGGCGCGTGATTATTTGGCGAGTGTGAAAAATGAACATGAAAAGGCAGCTCAGCATCTGGAAGCTCAAAGGAAAGAGTTTGAAGAGAGGGAGAGATATCTTGATAAATGTCAAACGCTGAACAAAACTGAGCGACGAAAGCTTCAATGGCAAAAACAGAAG AACTTAATGGCTACTGAAGAGCAAAACAAAGCTGATGAAGAAATGACGAGATTGGCTAAACAGCAACAG AGGGAGAAAGATGAGTTACGTGAGAGAGTCAAAAAGCTGGAGAAAAAACTAGATGATGAGCTGGCATTGGAGCTGGAGATAGAGAGAATGAGGGGTGGGCTGCAGGTGATGGGACACATGGAAGATCCTGATATGAAGGAAGAGATAGAAAAGACAAAGGAAAAACTAAAGGAGAAAGAAGAGGAGTCAGAGTTCCAAGAGTCACTCTATCAAGCTCTTGTTGTTAAACATGGCTACACTAACGACGAGCTTCAGGATGCTCGCAAGGCGTTTATCAGA TCAATGCAAGAGTTGACCTTACGTGGTCAGATCTCTGTGAAGAGAATGGGAGCTTTGGATGAGAAACCTTTCCAAAAACTAACTAAAGAGAGATATCCAGCAGAAGAGGCTGATGTAGAAGCAGCAAAGCTTTGTTCCTTATGGGACAACCACTTGAGAGACTCGGCTTGGCATCCGATTAAGGTCGTCCTAATAGACGGAAACCACAAG GAGGTGCTGAATGAAGAGGATGAGAAGCTGCAGGAACTGAAGAAAGAGCTGGGGGATGAAGTGTTTGAAGCTGTGACACAAGCGCTGATGGAGAGGAACGAGTACAATGGAAGTGGAAGGTACATAGTGCCTGAGCTTTGGAACTTCAAAGAAGGAAGAAAAGCGACTCTCAAAGAAGGTGTGGTTTATCTGATGAAGTTGTGGACGCACCTCAAGCCAAAGCCCAAGCGTAAGTAA
- the LOC103843080 gene encoding factor of DNA methylation 4 isoform X2, which produces MYSRRELDDLEYRYYSEMKDGTRKVKISDSLFRCPFCYLDRKRDYNFDDLLRHAYNISGSSRTKDGREIARHLALERYMKKYLRPLERPSSDVSSLHTEVLTGSWITAGSSSSAAGEVNSSVVKSSSPCIAEAEPMSVSGGDDPVPSGEERQMFSPKHNSSLSNQDNTHPSKRACLTAGGKEGEEPVQQSGLSHGAPRYPQRRDPLAARNDGLMFVHPWKGILANISRTFSEKTRKFAGESGSKIREEFVSKGFNPHKVEPLWNGRVGFTGFAIVYFGKDWEAYRNATMFEKHFEVNQCGKRDYDSARDRGEELYGWIAKREDYYSRTVVGDHLRKQGDLVTVSGKEAEQQRRAFTLVSNLENTLETKSTNLEEIESKYKETSTELQRSMKEKDEMINAHNEKMSSMQQKARDYLASVKNEHEKAAQHLEAQRKEFEERERYLDKCQTLNKTERRKLQWQKQKNLMATEEQNKADEEMTRLAKQQQREKDELRERVKKLEKKLDDELALELEIERMRGGLQVMGHMEDPDMKEEIEKTKEKLKEKEEESEFQESLYQALVVKHGYTNDELQDARKAFIRSMQELTLRGQISVKRMGALDEKPFQKLTKERYPAEEADVEAAKLCSLWDNHLRDSAWHPIKVVLIDGNHKEVLNEEDEKLQELKKELGDEVFEAVTQALMERNEYNGSGRYIVPELWNFKEGRKATLKEGVVYLMKLWTHLKPKPKRK; this is translated from the exons ATGTATTCAAGAAGAGAGCTGGATGATTTGGAGTACAGATACTACTCTGAAATGAAAGATGGAACTCGCAAGGTCAAGATCTCTGACTCTCTCTTCAGGTGTCCCTTCTGCTACTTAGACCGCAAGCGTGATTACAACTTTGACGACTTGCTTCGTCATGCTTACAACATCAGCGGTAGTTCCCGCACTAAGGATGGGCGAGAGATAGCTAGACATCTCGCACTTGAGAGATACATGAAGAAGTATCTCCGCCCTCTGGAAAGACCATCATCAGATGTCTCTTCTCTTCATACAGAGGTGTTAACCGGAAGCTGGATAACAGCAGGCTCATCAAGCTCTGCTGCAGGGGAAGTGAATAGCAGCGTTGTCAAATCCAGTTCACCATGTATCGCTGAAGCTGAACCTATGTCTGTCTCAGGAGGAGATGATCCTGTACCAAGCGGTGAAGAAAGACAGATGTTTTCTCCTAAACACAACTCCTCTTTGAGCAACCAAGACAATACACACCCTTCCAAAAGAGCTTGCCTCACTGCTGGTGGTAAAGAGGGAGAAGAACCTGTCCAACAGAGTGGTCTCAGCCATGGTGCTCCAAGATATCCTCAGAGGCGTGATCCTTTGGCTGCTCGTAATGATGGTCTGATGTTTGTGCATCCATGGAAAGGGATCTTGGCCAACATCAGTAGAACTTTTAGTGAGAAGACAAGGAAGTTCGCTGGCGAGAGTGGAAGCAAAATTAGGGAAGAGTTTGTTAGCAAAGGGTTCAATCCCCACAAAGTGGAGCCACTGTGGAACGGCAGAGTTGGTTTCACAGGTTTTGCGATTGTTTACTTTGGTAAAGACTGGGAAGCTTACAGAAACGCCACCATGTTTGAGAAGCACTTTGAAGTCAATCAGTGTGGGAAGAGAGACTATGATTCTGCACGTGATCGTGGCGAAGAGCTTTACGGTTGGATAGCAAAAAGGGAGGACTACTACTCGAGAACTGTAGTTGGAGACCACCTCAGGAAGCAAGGGGACTTGGTGACTGTTTCTGGAAAAGAGGCAGAGCAACAAAGAAGGGCATTCACGCTTGTCTCCAACTTGGAAAACACACTCGAGACCAAAAGCACTAACCTTGAAGAAATAGAGAGCAAGTACAAAGAAACCAGTACAGAGCTTCAGAGGAGTATGAAAGAGAAGGATGAAATGATCAACGCTCATAATGAAA AGATGAGTAGCATGCAGCAAAAGGCGCGTGATTATTTGGCGAGTGTGAAAAATGAACATGAAAAGGCAGCTCAGCATCTGGAAGCTCAAAGGAAAGAGTTTGAAGAGAGGGAGAGATATCTTGATAAATGTCAAACGCTGAACAAAACTGAGCGACGAAAGCTTCAATGGCAAAAACAGAAG AACTTAATGGCTACTGAAGAGCAAAACAAAGCTGATGAAGAAATGACGAGATTGGCTAAACAGCAACAG AGGGAGAAAGATGAGTTACGTGAGAGAGTCAAAAAGCTGGAGAAAAAACTAGATGATGAGCTGGCATTGGAGCTGGAGATAGAGAGAATGAGGGGTGGGCTGCAGGTGATGGGACACATGGAAGATCCTGATATGAAGGAAGAGATAGAAAAGACAAAGGAAAAACTAAAGGAGAAAGAAGAGGAGTCAGAGTTCCAAGAGTCACTCTATCAAGCTCTTGTTGTTAAACATGGCTACACTAACGACGAGCTTCAGGATGCTCGCAAGGCGTTTATCAGA TCAATGCAAGAGTTGACCTTACGTGGTCAGATCTCTGTGAAGAGAATGGGAGCTTTGGATGAGAAACCTTTCCAAAAACTAACTAAAGAGAGATATCCAGCAGAAGAGGCTGATGTAGAAGCAGCAAAGCTTTGTTCCTTATGGGACAACCACTTGAGAGACTCGGCTTGGCATCCGATTAAGGTCGTCCTAATAGACGGAAACCACAAG GAGGTGCTGAATGAAGAGGATGAGAAGCTGCAGGAACTGAAGAAAGAGCTGGGGGATGAAGTGTTTGAAGCTGTGACACAAGCGCTGATGGAGAGGAACGAGTACAATGGAAGTGGAAGGTACATAGTGCCTGAGCTTTGGAACTTCAAAGAAGGAAGAAAAGCGACTCTCAAAGAAGGTGTGGTTTATCTGATGAAGTTGTGGACGCACCTCAAGCCAAAGCCCAAGCGTAAGTAA